In one Bosea sp. RAC05 genomic region, the following are encoded:
- a CDS encoding rod-binding protein: protein MAISPPSDIVLDVARAADPARLQLAVDRLQKLGNGIAGTQFAAAVDEAAPAGGMPGLAGAREKFAALAPAKLDSAPPAVPSKTAKTMQQFEAQVIQTFIEQMMPEATANNFGSGTAGGVWRSMLSEQIANQIAKAGGLGLREKVEAAIAARNTTGSADGAVAAAHKLLDGRIAGANARDLAIPLSVEQRFLNLTKPASSGGVARSNFRQA, encoded by the coding sequence ATGGCGATTTCTCCTCCGTCCGACATCGTGCTCGACGTGGCCCGCGCCGCCGATCCGGCGCGCCTGCAGCTCGCCGTCGACCGGCTCCAGAAGCTCGGCAACGGCATCGCCGGCACGCAGTTCGCCGCCGCGGTGGACGAGGCCGCGCCGGCCGGGGGCATGCCCGGCCTCGCCGGCGCCCGCGAGAAATTCGCCGCTCTTGCGCCGGCAAAACTCGATAGCGCACCCCCGGCCGTCCCCTCGAAGACCGCCAAGACCATGCAGCAGTTCGAGGCGCAGGTGATCCAGACCTTCATCGAGCAGATGATGCCCGAGGCGACGGCGAACAATTTCGGCAGCGGCACCGCCGGCGGCGTCTGGCGCTCGATGCTCTCCGAGCAGATCGCCAACCAGATCGCCAAGGCGGGCGGGCTGGGCCTGCGCGAGAAGGTCGAGGCCGCCATCGCCGCCCGCAACACCACGGGCTCCGCCGACGGCGCCGTCGCCGCCGCGCACAAGCTGCTCGACGGCCGGATCGCCGGCGCCAATGCCCGCGACCTCGCCATCCCGCTCTCGGTCGAGCAGCGCTTCCTCAACCTGACCAAGCCGGCAAGCTCCGGTGGCGTCGCCCGCTCCAACTTCCGACAGGCCTGA
- a CDS encoding flagellar hook-associated family protein, giving the protein MKTSFISNYSLSGTLRNAVAKARDSLADATTESTTLRHADIGLTLGGSTGKTVGLRDQYDRLNGIVDTNGLVASRLEVTQKALDGMRETAEQFLATLISVRDGDKGAEVLKSEAKNNLQALTASLNASSSGQFLFAGINTQQRPVTDYFTTPAPGNKAAIDAAFAGYFGFAQNAPAVANITQADMTTFLQTVLPAEFASPAWNTNWSSAIDQNMTGRISLSEVVEVSTNANTQTMRDLAMAYTMAYDLGTQTLNTNAFRAVVDASIESVNKAILGLTATQAQLGAIEERVKVSSERLTIQRDIVAKQIQAFENVDPYEANVRVTDLTTQLDTAYALTVRIQQLNILKYMS; this is encoded by the coding sequence GAATCGACCACGCTGCGCCATGCCGATATCGGCCTGACGCTCGGCGGCAGCACCGGCAAGACCGTCGGCCTGCGCGACCAGTACGACCGGCTGAACGGCATCGTCGACACCAACGGCCTCGTCGCCTCGCGTCTGGAGGTGACGCAGAAGGCGCTCGACGGCATGCGCGAGACCGCCGAGCAGTTCCTCGCCACGCTGATCAGCGTGCGCGACGGCGACAAGGGCGCCGAGGTCCTGAAATCGGAAGCGAAGAACAATCTGCAGGCGCTGACGGCGTCGCTCAACGCCTCGTCCAGCGGGCAGTTCCTCTTCGCCGGCATCAACACCCAGCAGCGCCCGGTGACCGACTATTTCACCACCCCGGCCCCGGGCAACAAGGCTGCGATCGACGCCGCCTTCGCCGGCTATTTCGGCTTCGCCCAGAATGCGCCCGCGGTCGCCAACATCACGCAGGCCGACATGACGACCTTCCTGCAGACCGTGCTGCCGGCGGAGTTCGCCAGTCCGGCCTGGAACACGAACTGGTCCTCGGCGATCGACCAGAACATGACCGGCCGGATCTCGCTCAGCGAAGTCGTCGAGGTGTCGACCAACGCCAACACGCAGACCATGCGCGACCTCGCCATGGCCTACACCATGGCCTACGACCTCGGCACTCAGACCCTCAACACCAACGCCTTCCGCGCCGTCGTCGACGCCAGCATCGAGAGCGTCAACAAGGCGATCCTCGGCCTCACCGCGACGCAGGCGCAGCTCGGCGCCATCGAGGAGCGGGTCAAGGTCTCGAGCGAGCGGCTCACCATCCAGCGCGACATCGTCGCCAAGCAGATCCAGGCCTTCGAGAACGTCGATCCCTACGAGGCCAATGTCCGCGTCACCGATCTGACGACGCAGCTCGACACCGCCTATGCGCTCACCGTCAGGATCCAGCAGCTCAACATCCTGAAATACATGAGCTGA
- the flaF gene encoding flagellar biosynthesis regulator FlaF, with the protein MYQSSYAAMAADDYALARTQEWRALDHAVTLLEEARPTGAASPETIEAVGFLRRLWTLLIEDLGSAENGLPESLRASLISIGLFALRQGEALRLGQSDDFESVIDVNKMIRDSLA; encoded by the coding sequence ATGTATCAGAGCTCCTATGCGGCCATGGCCGCGGATGACTACGCCCTCGCCCGCACCCAGGAATGGCGCGCGCTGGACCACGCCGTGACCCTGCTCGAGGAGGCGCGCCCGACCGGGGCGGCCTCGCCGGAGACGATCGAGGCGGTCGGCTTCCTGCGCCGGCTCTGGACGCTGCTGATCGAGGATCTCGGCAGCGCCGAGAACGGATTGCCCGAGAGCCTGCGCGCCTCGCTGATCTCGATCGGCCTCTTCGCCCTGCGCCAGGGCGAGGCGCTGCGGCTCGGCCAGTCCGACGACTTCGAGTCGGTCATCGACGTCAACAAGATGATCCGCGACAGCCTCGCCTGA
- the motA gene encoding flagellar motor stator protein MotA, whose protein sequence is MSVLIGLLIAVGSLIGGFAAMGGHVAVLWQPWELVIILGTAIGTYFVANPMKTVTDTGTAVMEALRNTAPSQAHYFEVLGVLYALMRELRNKGRAEIEQHIETPYESTLFAGYPGVLADTQLTTFICDYFRLIIVGKAQAHEVEALLDEEIGSIFQDRLKPYYALGTVSEALPALGIVAAVLGVIKAMGAIDQSPALLGGFIGAALVGTFAGIFFSYGVIGPISLKIKAVREKQLRVYIVVKQTLLAFINGAAPQVALEYGRKVISAAERPSIDEVEDKTISGAGQRAAPANDRAQKEAA, encoded by the coding sequence TTGAGCGTATTGATCGGTTTGTTGATTGCGGTCGGCTCGCTCATCGGCGGTTTCGCCGCGATGGGTGGGCATGTCGCCGTGCTCTGGCAGCCCTGGGAGCTGGTGATCATCCTCGGCACCGCCATCGGCACCTATTTCGTCGCCAACCCGATGAAGACGGTCACCGACACCGGCACCGCGGTGATGGAGGCGCTGCGCAACACCGCGCCGAGCCAGGCGCATTACTTCGAGGTGCTCGGCGTGCTCTATGCTCTGATGCGCGAGCTGCGCAACAAGGGCCGCGCCGAGATAGAGCAGCACATCGAGACGCCCTATGAATCGACGCTCTTTGCGGGCTATCCCGGCGTCCTCGCCGACACCCAGCTGACCACCTTCATCTGCGACTATTTCCGCCTGATCATCGTCGGCAAGGCGCAGGCCCATGAGGTCGAGGCGCTGCTCGACGAGGAGATCGGCAGCATCTTCCAGGACCGGCTGAAGCCGTATTATGCGCTCGGCACGGTTTCCGAGGCCCTGCCGGCGCTCGGCATCGTCGCCGCCGTGCTCGGCGTCATCAAGGCGATGGGCGCGATCGACCAGTCGCCCGCCCTGCTCGGCGGCTTCATCGGCGCAGCCCTGGTCGGCACCTTCGCCGGCATCTTCTTCTCCTACGGGGTGATCGGGCCGATCTCGCTCAAGATCAAGGCGGTGCGCGAGAAGCAGCTGCGCGTCTACATCGTCGTCAAGCAGACCCTGCTCGCCTTCATCAACGGCGCCGCGCCCCAGGTCGCGCTCGAATATGGCCGCAAGGTCATCTCCGCCGCCGAGCGGCCCTCCATCGACGAGGTCGAGGACAAGACCATCAGCGGCGCCGGCCAGCGTGCGGCGCCCGCCAATGACCGCGCCCAGAAGGAAGCCGCCTGA
- a CDS encoding flagellar biosynthetic protein FliQ, translating to MNEADALDLMRDAVWAIIVGAGPAVAAAMAIGLIIALMQALTQVQEATLTFVPKIVVILIVMAATGAFTGAQVFAFTERVYGRIERGF from the coding sequence GTGAACGAGGCCGACGCCCTCGATCTGATGCGCGACGCGGTCTGGGCGATCATCGTCGGCGCCGGCCCGGCGGTCGCCGCCGCGATGGCGATCGGCCTGATCATCGCGCTGATGCAGGCCCTGACGCAGGTGCAGGAGGCGACGCTGACCTTCGTGCCGAAGATCGTCGTCATCCTGATCGTGATGGCGGCCACAGGCGCCTTCACCGGCGCCCAGGTGTTCGCCTTCACCGAGCGCGTCTACGGGCGCATCGAGCGCGGCTTCTGA
- the flbT gene encoding flagellar biosynthesis repressor FlbT, whose product MGKPMNLSLRANEKIYINGAILRFDRKVSLELMNDATFLLETHVIQPDETTTPLRQLYFVVQTMLIDPKNAGAARLLFDRMLMTTACIFEDADVLLGLQAVDRLIAEERHFEALKQLRALYPAEAAILASSGQATEPSLSAKLRPAAAAPLRCEAALA is encoded by the coding sequence ATGGGCAAGCCGATGAACCTCTCTCTGCGCGCCAACGAGAAGATCTACATCAACGGGGCGATCCTGCGCTTCGACCGCAAGGTCAGCCTCGAGCTGATGAACGACGCGACCTTCCTGCTCGAAACCCATGTCATCCAGCCCGACGAGACGACGACGCCGCTGCGGCAGCTCTACTTCGTCGTCCAGACCATGCTGATCGACCCGAAGAACGCCGGCGCCGCCCGGCTGCTCTTCGACCGCATGCTGATGACCACCGCCTGCATCTTCGAGGATGCCGACGTGCTCCTGGGCCTCCAGGCGGTCGACCGCCTCATCGCCGAGGAGCGCCATTTCGAGGCACTGAAGCAGCTGCGGGCGCTTTATCCGGCGGAGGCCGCCATCCTCGCAAGCTCCGGGCAGGCCACGGAGCCTAGCCTGTCGGCGAAGCTGAGGCCTGCCGCCGCCGCGCCCCTGCGGTGCGAGGCCGCGCTCGCCTGA
- a CDS encoding flagellar hook capping FlgD N-terminal domain-containing protein: MDVSSIPSTTTSTSSTSTSTKNAMGDYNTFLQLLIAQAKNQDPTNPTDPAQYVQQFAALSQVEQSVTANAKLDQIIAGIAALKPATTQA; this comes from the coding sequence ATGGACGTGAGCAGCATCCCGAGCACGACGACGAGCACGAGCTCGACGTCGACGAGCACCAAGAACGCCATGGGCGACTACAACACCTTCCTCCAGCTCCTGATCGCCCAGGCCAAGAACCAGGACCCGACCAACCCGACCGATCCGGCGCAATACGTCCAGCAATTCGCGGCGCTCTCGCAGGTCGAGCAGTCGGTCACCGCCAACGCCAAGCTCGACCAGATCATCGCCGGCATCGCGGCGCTGAAGCCCGCCACGACGCAAGCCTGA
- the fliI gene encoding flagellar protein export ATPase FliI, which produces MNALTRLEQALAGGPQPHDLVQVSGSVSEVTPAALRVGGLSRFVRLGERIALSTHGRAELGEAIRIDRDGVLVKPFATTVGVGLGARASLAGPLVLRPSQGWKGRVVNAFGEPIDDSGPLPAGDVAMPAEGPPPEAMRRARVTRPIRTGVKVVDLFTPLCAGQRIGIFAGSGVGKSSLLSMLARAPGFSTIVIGLVGERGREVREFLDDTLGPMRAQAVAVVSTSDESAMMRRLAPNTAMAVAEYFRDQGEDVLLILDSVTRLAHAARDVALAAGEPAVARGYTPSVFSTLPKLLERAGPGVEGTGTITGIFSVLIDGDDHNDPVADSIRGTLDGHLVLDRAIADQGRYPAVNVLGSVSRLAHHVWTPEQRGLASRMKALISRFEDTRDLRLMGGYQAGADAELDKAIVLVPKIYEALHQEMSAALSADAFKDLASTLQG; this is translated from the coding sequence ATGAACGCCCTGACACGTCTCGAACAGGCCCTCGCGGGCGGGCCGCAGCCGCATGATCTGGTCCAGGTCAGCGGCAGCGTCAGCGAGGTTACGCCGGCGGCGCTGCGCGTCGGCGGCCTTTCGCGCTTCGTGCGGCTGGGTGAGCGCATCGCGCTCTCGACCCATGGCCGCGCCGAGCTGGGCGAGGCGATCCGGATCGACCGCGACGGTGTGCTGGTGAAGCCTTTCGCGACGACGGTCGGCGTCGGGCTCGGTGCTCGCGCCAGCCTCGCCGGGCCGCTCGTGCTGCGCCCCTCCCAGGGCTGGAAGGGCCGCGTCGTCAACGCCTTCGGCGAGCCGATCGACGACAGCGGGCCGCTGCCGGCCGGCGACGTCGCGATGCCGGCCGAGGGGCCGCCGCCGGAAGCGATGCGGCGGGCGCGGGTGACGCGGCCGATCCGCACCGGTGTCAAGGTCGTCGACCTGTTCACGCCGCTCTGCGCCGGCCAGCGCATCGGCATCTTCGCCGGCTCCGGCGTCGGCAAGTCGAGCCTGCTCTCGATGCTGGCGCGGGCGCCGGGCTTCAGCACCATCGTCATCGGCCTCGTCGGCGAGCGCGGCCGCGAGGTGCGCGAGTTCCTCGACGACACGCTGGGCCCGATGCGCGCCCAGGCGGTTGCCGTCGTCTCGACCAGCGACGAGAGCGCGATGATGCGCCGGCTCGCGCCCAACACCGCCATGGCGGTCGCCGAATACTTCCGCGACCAGGGCGAGGATGTGCTGCTGATCCTCGATTCCGTGACACGCCTCGCCCATGCCGCGCGCGACGTCGCGCTGGCGGCCGGCGAGCCCGCGGTCGCCCGCGGCTATACGCCGAGCGTCTTCAGCACGCTGCCGAAACTGCTCGAGCGGGCGGGGCCCGGCGTCGAGGGCACCGGCACGATCACCGGGATCTTCTCCGTGCTGATCGACGGCGACGACCACAACGACCCGGTCGCGGATTCGATCCGCGGCACGCTGGACGGGCATCTCGTGCTCGACCGCGCCATCGCCGACCAGGGGCGCTATCCGGCGGTGAACGTGCTCGGCTCGGTGTCGCGCCTCGCCCACCATGTCTGGACGCCGGAGCAGCGCGGGCTCGCCTCGCGAATGAAGGCGCTGATCTCGCGCTTCGAGGACACGCGCGACCTGCGGCTGATGGGCGGCTACCAGGCCGGCGCCGATGCCGAGCTCGACAAGGCGATCGTGCTGGTGCCGAAGATCTACGAGGCCCTGCACCAGGAAATGAGCGCAGCGCTCAGCGCGGATGCCTTCAAGGATCTGGCGAGCACGCTGCAGGGTTGA
- a CDS encoding DUF1217 domain-containing protein: MTTTTMAFQAVARNLPKSLERAAAVPQTANESTYYLANIGKIKSIDDFLGNDRIFRYAMKAFGLEEMTYAKGLIRKVLTEGVDSSSSFANKLTDPRYKELATTFNFARYGSATTSFDRTQKPMTERYVRQVFEEQQGSQNENVRLALYFERKASGLKNAYEVLADPALLKVVQTALGIPASTSMMPIDKQAEMISKKLDFDQLKDAEGVQRFLLRFTSLADIGASQSAANNALTILVGPPVAAGVSTDVLFSIQNLRLGGV, from the coding sequence ATGACCACGACGACGATGGCGTTCCAGGCCGTGGCGCGGAACCTGCCCAAATCGCTGGAGCGGGCGGCTGCGGTGCCGCAGACGGCCAATGAGAGCACCTATTATCTCGCCAATATCGGCAAGATCAAATCGATCGACGACTTCCTGGGCAACGACCGGATCTTTCGCTACGCGATGAAGGCCTTCGGGCTGGAGGAGATGACATACGCCAAGGGCCTGATCCGCAAGGTCCTGACCGAGGGCGTCGACTCGTCCTCCAGCTTCGCCAACAAGCTGACCGACCCGCGCTACAAGGAGCTGGCGACGACCTTCAACTTCGCGCGCTACGGCTCGGCGACGACGAGCTTCGACCGCACGCAGAAGCCGATGACCGAGCGCTATGTCCGCCAGGTCTTCGAGGAGCAGCAGGGCAGCCAGAACGAGAATGTCCGGCTCGCGCTCTATTTCGAGCGCAAGGCGTCGGGCCTCAAGAACGCTTATGAGGTGCTGGCCGATCCGGCGCTGCTGAAGGTGGTGCAGACGGCGCTCGGCATCCCCGCCTCGACCTCGATGATGCCGATCGACAAGCAGGCGGAGATGATCTCGAAGAAACTCGATTTCGACCAGCTGAAGGACGCCGAGGGCGTCCAGCGCTTCCTGCTGCGCTTCACCTCGCTCGCCGATATCGGCGCCAGCCAGAGCGCGGCCAACAACGCTTTGACCATCCTCGTCGGCCCGCCGGTCGCGGCCGGGGTCAGCACCGATGTCCTGTTCAGCATCCAGAATCTCCGCCTCGGAGGCGTGTGA
- the flhA gene encoding flagellar biosynthesis protein FlhA yields the protein MAGEPPASRRDIGFAIGIIGILSILFLPIPAFLIDIGLALSIALSVLILMVALWIKKPLEFSSFPTILLVATMLRLALNIATTRVILSHGNEGSHAAGYIIDGFARFVIAGDFVIGLIVFIILVTVNFIVITKGATRIAEVGARFTLDAIPGKQMAIDADLSAGLIDAPEAQRRRHELEEESSFFGAMDGASKFVRGDAIAGLIITAVNILGGIIIGVTRHGMSLSQSADVFVKLAVGDGLVTQIPALIVSLAAGLLVSKGGTRGTAEQAILGQLGHYPRALFVASFLMVILALVPGLPLLPFALLGGLMAFVGYTIPKRNAERAAAAEEIRAMEAEEAVRESQDTIKESLRTAEIELSLGKQLAAEMLTSHSELAHRVGKMRKKFAQQYGFVVPEIKLSDSLTLPPKHYEFRIHGTVAATGEMRPGSMLVVVGDGRLPDLPGEEVREPAFGVKAMWVSESYANEVRREGMQPVDRLSVLLTHLSETIRKNLGQLLSYKDMRALLDRLGPEYKKLLDEICPAHMSLSSLQAVLRLLLAERVSIRNLHLILEVVAEIAPHVRRAEQIAEHVRMRMAQQICGDLTQGGVLNMLRLGNRWDLAFHESLRRDAKGEVVEFDIDPRLIEEFAAEATAAIRARMDQGQSFVLVTSPDARPYVRMIVERIFPALPVLSHVEIARGLEVNLLGTIS from the coding sequence ATGGCCGGCGAACCGCCGGCCAGCCGCCGCGACATCGGCTTCGCCATCGGCATCATCGGCATCCTCTCGATCCTGTTCCTGCCGATCCCGGCCTTCCTGATCGACATCGGGCTCGCGCTCTCGATCGCCCTCTCGGTGCTGATCCTGATGGTGGCGCTCTGGATCAAGAAGCCGCTCGAATTCTCCTCCTTCCCGACCATCCTGCTCGTCGCGACGATGCTGCGGCTGGCCCTCAACATCGCCACGACGCGCGTCATTCTCTCGCATGGCAACGAGGGCTCGCATGCGGCGGGCTACATCATCGACGGCTTCGCCCGCTTCGTCATCGCCGGCGACTTCGTCATCGGCCTGATCGTCTTCATCATCCTCGTGACGGTGAACTTCATCGTGATCACCAAGGGCGCGACCCGCATCGCCGAGGTCGGTGCCCGCTTCACCCTCGACGCCATCCCCGGCAAGCAGATGGCGATCGACGCCGATCTCTCGGCCGGGCTGATCGACGCGCCCGAGGCGCAGCGCCGCCGCCACGAGCTGGAGGAGGAGAGCTCCTTCTTCGGCGCCATGGACGGCGCCTCCAAATTCGTCCGCGGCGACGCCATCGCCGGGCTGATCATCACCGCCGTCAACATCCTCGGCGGCATCATCATCGGCGTCACCCGCCACGGCATGTCGCTGTCCCAATCCGCCGACGTCTTCGTCAAGCTCGCGGTCGGCGACGGCCTCGTCACGCAGATCCCGGCGCTGATCGTCTCGCTCGCCGCCGGCCTGCTGGTCTCCAAGGGCGGCACCCGCGGCACGGCCGAGCAGGCGATCCTCGGCCAGCTCGGGCATTACCCCCGCGCCCTCTTCGTCGCCTCCTTCCTGATGGTGATCCTGGCTCTGGTGCCGGGCCTGCCGCTTCTGCCCTTTGCGCTGCTCGGCGGGTTGATGGCCTTCGTCGGCTACACGATTCCCAAGCGCAACGCCGAGCGCGCCGCAGCCGCCGAGGAGATCCGCGCCATGGAGGCCGAGGAGGCCGTGCGCGAGAGCCAGGACACGATCAAGGAATCGCTGCGCACCGCCGAGATCGAGCTCAGCCTCGGCAAGCAGCTCGCCGCCGAGATGCTGACCTCGCACAGCGAGCTGGCCCATCGCGTCGGCAAGATGCGCAAGAAATTCGCGCAGCAATACGGTTTCGTCGTGCCCGAGATCAAACTCTCCGACAGCCTGACGCTGCCGCCCAAGCATTACGAGTTTCGCATCCACGGCACCGTCGCCGCCACGGGCGAGATGCGCCCCGGCAGCATGCTGGTCGTCGTCGGCGACGGCCGCCTGCCCGATCTGCCGGGCGAGGAGGTCCGCGAGCCCGCCTTCGGCGTCAAGGCGATGTGGGTCTCGGAAAGCTATGCCAACGAGGTCCGGCGCGAGGGCATGCAGCCGGTCGACCGGCTCTCGGTGCTGCTGACCCATCTCAGCGAGACGATCCGCAAGAATCTCGGCCAGCTCCTGTCCTACAAGGACATGCGCGCGCTGCTCGACCGGCTGGGACCGGAATACAAGAAGCTGCTGGACGAGATCTGCCCGGCCCATATGTCGCTTTCGAGCCTGCAGGCGGTGCTGCGCCTGCTGCTGGCCGAGCGCGTCTCGATCCGCAACCTCCACCTCATCCTCGAGGTCGTCGCCGAGATCGCGCCCCATGTCCGCCGCGCCGAGCAGATCGCCGAGCATGTGCGCATGCGCATGGCCCAGCAGATCTGCGGCGACCTCACCCAGGGCGGCGTGCTCAACATGCTCAGGCTCGGCAACCGCTGGGACCTCGCCTTCCATGAGAGCCTGCGCCGCGACGCCAAGGGCGAGGTCGTCGAGTTCGATATCGATCCGCGCCTGATCGAGGAGTTCGCGGCCGAGGCGACGGCGGCGATCCGCGCCCGCATGGACCAGGGCCAGAGCTTCGTGCTCGTCACCAGCCCGGATGCGCGCCCTTACGTGCGCATGATCGTCGAGCGCATCTTCCCGGCGCTGCCCGTCCTCTCCCATGTCGAGATCGCGCGCGGGCTGGAGGTCAACCTGCTGGGGACCATCTCGTGA
- the fliR gene encoding flagellar biosynthesis protein FliR: MTPFTPDTVLHAFLIFCRIGACLMLMPGFSSPRVPVRFRLMIAVGVTLALAPYVLPAFAHLVSPGPATLLRVVLAETMTGALIGLMARFFFLALQTIATAMATTAGLGQLPGLPIDEAEASAPFVTLITLTAATLMFVTNQHAEVIRALAGSYSRIAPGTPLDAQAGLIQIADRASETFNLALRVGSPFIIYAVIVNLAIGLMNKLTPQIPVYFISLPFVIAGGLFLLYFSGPEALSLFITAFSTWLARG, translated from the coding sequence GTGACGCCGTTCACGCCCGACACGGTGCTGCATGCCTTCCTGATCTTCTGCCGCATCGGCGCCTGCCTGATGCTGATGCCGGGCTTCTCCAGCCCGCGCGTGCCGGTCCGCTTCCGGCTGATGATCGCGGTCGGCGTCACGCTGGCGCTCGCGCCCTATGTGCTGCCGGCCTTCGCCCATCTCGTCTCGCCCGGCCCGGCGACGCTGCTGCGCGTCGTGCTCGCGGAGACGATGACGGGGGCGCTGATCGGGCTGATGGCGCGCTTCTTCTTCCTGGCGCTCCAGACCATCGCCACCGCGATGGCGACGACCGCGGGCCTCGGCCAGCTGCCCGGCCTGCCGATCGACGAGGCCGAGGCCTCGGCCCCCTTCGTGACGCTGATCACCCTGACGGCGGCGACGCTGATGTTCGTCACCAACCAGCATGCCGAGGTCATCCGCGCGCTGGCGGGCTCCTACAGCCGCATCGCGCCGGGCACGCCGCTCGACGCCCAGGCCGGGCTGATCCAGATCGCCGACCGGGCGTCCGAGACCTTCAATCTGGCCCTGCGCGTCGGCAGCCCCTTCATCATCTATGCGGTCATCGTCAATCTCGCGATCGGCCTGATGAACAAGCTGACGCCGCAGATTCCGGTCTATTTCATCTCGCTGCCCTTCGTCATCGCTGGCGGGCTGTTCCTGCTCTACTTCTCGGGGCCGGAGGCACTGAGCCTGTTCATCACCGCCTTCTCCACCTGGCTGGCGCGGGGCTGA
- the flgF gene encoding flagellar basal-body rod protein FlgF: protein MQSSIYVGLSSQLVLEKRMETLARNVANMNTAGFRAEEVKFSTFLSKKGPDAVSFASAGETYISRLQGGLDKTGNPLDVAVEGEGWLAINTPAGTVYTRDGRMKMTPQGELRTLAEHPVLDAGGAPMQLDPEGGPPVIARDGMIWQGSQQVGAIGLFSIDPAAKLQRHDNSGVIPDRPATPILDFVRNGVRQGFVEGSNVNPIREMTKLIAVTRAFESAANAIDKGEKAVDGAIRSLGES from the coding sequence ATGCAGTCCTCGATCTATGTCGGCCTGTCCTCCCAGCTCGTGCTGGAGAAGCGCATGGAGACGCTGGCGCGCAACGTCGCCAACATGAACACGGCCGGTTTCCGCGCCGAGGAGGTCAAGTTCAGCACCTTCCTGTCGAAGAAGGGGCCGGATGCGGTGTCCTTCGCCTCGGCGGGGGAGACCTATATCAGCCGCCTCCAGGGCGGGCTCGACAAGACCGGCAACCCGCTCGACGTCGCCGTCGAAGGCGAGGGCTGGCTCGCGATCAACACGCCGGCAGGCACCGTCTACACCCGCGACGGACGGATGAAGATGACGCCGCAGGGCGAGCTGCGCACGCTCGCGGAGCACCCGGTGCTCGACGCCGGCGGCGCGCCGATGCAGCTCGACCCCGAGGGCGGGCCTCCGGTGATCGCGCGCGACGGCATGATCTGGCAGGGCAGCCAGCAGGTCGGGGCGATCGGCCTCTTTTCCATCGACCCCGCCGCTAAGTTGCAGCGCCACGACAATTCCGGCGTGATCCCCGATCGCCCGGCAACGCCGATCCTCGATTTCGTCCGCAACGGCGTGCGCCAGGGCTTCGTCGAGGGCTCGAACGTCAACCCGATTCGCGAGATGACCAAGCTGATCGCGGTGACGCGCGCCTTCGAGAGCGCGGCGAATGCGATCGACAAGGGCGAGAAGGCGGTCGATGGCGCGATCCGCTCGCTCGGCGAGAGCTGA